From Thermodesulfobacteriota bacterium, the proteins below share one genomic window:
- a CDS encoding transglutaminase-like domain-containing protein: MTAVFLATALPCAAAPGASTRHITGDAEPAYPITRRLQFTLTVQNPSNRLVEGATLHAYAPVRQTATQKCLELETSHPSELTVDELGNQVLRFAFDPIPPFSTRIVTIRASLALSETPNPLEERSLERFLPPEPLIEADHPEILPLAETLRRPTPAETARSIFDWVAANIRYAGYLKDDRGALYALRTRQGDCTEYMSLFVALCRASGIPARGVAGYVYGENRVVAPADFHNWAEVHLGGAWQVADPQERVFRESVERFLAFRLLGAAHAVAGIRHRFGVTAGALAVTMQ, from the coding sequence GTGACTGCCGTCTTCCTCGCAACGGCACTCCCGTGCGCCGCCGCCCCGGGGGCGAGCACCCGCCACATCACCGGCGATGCCGAGCCTGCCTACCCCATCACCCGGCGGCTTCAGTTCACCCTGACCGTCCAGAACCCCTCGAACCGGCTCGTCGAAGGCGCAACCCTCCACGCCTACGCCCCGGTACGCCAGACCGCCACCCAGAAATGCCTGGAGCTCGAGACCTCTCACCCCAGCGAGCTCACCGTCGACGAACTCGGCAACCAAGTGCTTCGCTTCGCCTTTGACCCGATTCCTCCGTTCTCGACCCGGATCGTCACGATCCGCGCGAGCCTCGCCCTCTCCGAAACGCCTAACCCGCTGGAAGAGCGCAGCCTCGAGCGCTTCCTCCCCCCCGAGCCCCTCATCGAAGCCGACCACCCGGAAATCCTCCCCCTGGCCGAGACGCTGCGCCGTCCCACCCCGGCCGAGACGGCGCGGAGCATCTTCGACTGGGTGGCGGCCAACATCCGCTACGCCGGCTACCTCAAGGACGACCGCGGCGCCCTCTACGCCCTCCGCACCCGGCAAGGCGACTGCACCGAGTACATGAGCCTCTTCGTCGCCCTCTGCCGGGCGAGCGGCATCCCCGCCCGGGGGGTGGCGGGGTACGTGTATGGGGAAAACCGGGTCGTCGCCCCCGCGGATTTCCACAACTGGGCGGAGGTGCACCTGGGCGGCGCCTGGCAGGTGGCAGATCCACAAGAGAGGGTCTTCCGGGAATCGGTAGAGCGCTTCCTGGCCTTTCGCCTCCTGGGAGCCGCCCATGCCGTGGCGGGCATCCGGCACCGCTTCGGCGTGACCGCGGGTGCGCTGGCAGTGACGATGCAGTGA
- a CDS encoding rhodanese-like domain-containing protein produces the protein MSLPGGGPEACDEEQQLVGGPVRPLTPEALHCLLRYDDLPQDRQSGVVLADVRRPDPQGRARIPGSLQIPLYAVRTKGFLRSTTVVLIGEGHDDGPLLEECARLGGAGFAQVRVLEGGINHWWERGGPIEGDPEALAGLSRVTPAELESALRTGEWRVAGFRVEAKDLALAPVGPAVLLPDPAAGEEFVSAVRALQKRLPAGKGRLARLLLFDRKGDDCPQAEGVLRHAREAGQDLGTVFYLDGGLDAYERYQALQSNRATVGQIPSTVRQGRCGSCP, from the coding sequence TTGTCCCTTCCGGGGGGCGGGCCGGAGGCCTGTGACGAGGAGCAACAGCTCGTCGGCGGGCCGGTGCGTCCGCTGACCCCGGAAGCCCTGCACTGCCTCCTCCGATACGACGACCTGCCCCAGGACCGCCAAAGTGGCGTTGTCCTTGCCGATGTCCGCCGCCCGGACCCGCAGGGCCGGGCCCGAATCCCCGGTTCCCTACAGATTCCCCTCTACGCCGTGCGCACGAAGGGCTTTCTCCGGTCAACGACGGTCGTCCTGATCGGCGAGGGCCACGACGACGGCCCGTTGTTGGAGGAGTGCGCGCGCCTCGGTGGGGCAGGCTTCGCGCAGGTGCGGGTGTTGGAAGGAGGGATCAACCACTGGTGGGAGCGGGGCGGCCCCATCGAGGGGGACCCAGAGGCACTGGCGGGATTGAGCCGCGTGACCCCAGCAGAGCTCGAGTCGGCGCTCCGGACCGGAGAGTGGCGCGTTGCCGGTTTTCGCGTGGAAGCCAAGGACCTGGCGCTGGCCCCCGTCGGGCCGGCGGTGCTCCTGCCCGATCCCGCAGCAGGGGAAGAGTTCGTCTCCGCGGTCCGAGCCCTGCAGAAGCGCCTTCCTGCCGGCAAGGGAAGGCTCGCTCGCCTTCTCCTCTTCGATCGCAAAGGGGACGACTGCCCGCAAGCCGAAGGTGTGCTCCGCCACGCGCGGGAAGCCGGCCAGGACCTCGGCACCGTCTTCTACCTCGATGGCGGGCTCGACGCCTACGAGCGATACCAGGCGCTCCAGAGCAATCGGGCCACGGTGGGCCAGATCCCCTCCACCGTCCGGCAGGGCCGCTGCGGGAGCTGCCCGTGA